The genomic segment ACACCGGGTGCTGCCAGCCAGATCGTGGACCGGCTGGCGCAGCAAGGGCTGCTGCGGCGAGAAGAGGACGATCACGATCGGCGGGTTCGGCGAATCACCCTGACCCCGGACGGACAGGAGATCGTCCGTCAGGCGATTGAGTCGCGGGTGGCCTGGATGCGACAGCTGGTGGCGGACCTGGAGCCGGATGAGCAGCAGGCGATTATCGACTCGTTGGACCACCTGACAAGCGCCGCCAGGACGCTGGAGGAGGATCAGGTTGGGCTTCCTTCGTAGATCGACCTCACCCAGCGTCCCGGCGGACGGCCCGCCTGCGGCCCGGGGCTCGTTGCGGCCGCTGGTCCGCGCAATCCGCTATCTGAGCCGCTATCGGCGCGAGACGGCGCTTGCCTATGGCGCGCTGCTGCTGGCCACGGGCGCCCAGCTCATGGTTCCGAAATTGATTAGCGGCCTGATCGATAGCCTGACTTCAGGCTTGGCGGCCATGAAGCTGCAGGCGTTGCCGCCCCAGGCCCAGGCTGCGGCTGCGGCCGGGATGGGGCTCAGCCCCGAAGCGCTCGGCGCCCTTCAGGCCGATCCCACCCGCGGCCTGCTGCTGACCGGCGGCCTGATCCTGGTCTTCGCCCTGATCCGAGGGCTGTTCTCCTTCTCGCAAGTGTACATGGGCGAGCGCGCCTCGCACGGCGTTTCCTTCGACATGCGCAATGACCTGTTCGCCAAGATCCAACGCCTGTCCTTCAGCTACCACGATCGGAATCACACCGGCCAATTGATGATCCGCGCCACCGATGATGTCGAGAAGGTGCGCCTGTTCGTCGGCCAGGGCTTGCTGATGGCGGTGCAGTCGCTCCTGCTTCTGACGGGAACGTTGTTGATCCTTAGCGCCACCAACGCCCGCCTGATGCTGGTGATCTTGCCCATCCTGCCCATCGCCGTCCTGCTGTTCATGGTGATTGGCGCGGTCGCCCGGCCGATGTTCGAGGCTGTTCAGACCCAGCTCTCGGCACTGAACGCCGTGCTGCAGGAGAACATGGCCGGCATCAAGGTCGTGAAGGCCTTCCACCGAGAGAGCCAGCAGATCGGGCGATTCGACCGCGCTGCCGACCACTACCTGGCCGAGGTGCTACGGGTAATGCGGCTGATGACGATGGTGATGCCGACACTGTTCTTGATCGCCAACCTGGGTCAGGCCCTGATCCTGTACTTCGGAGGCCGCCAGATCATTGGCGGAACGCTGACCCTGGGGGAGTGGCAGGAGTTCAGCCTGTATCTGGTCTTCGTGTTCCTCCCGATCGGACAATTGGGTTTCA from the Anaerolineales bacterium genome contains:
- a CDS encoding MarR family transcriptional regulator, which encodes TPGAASQIVDRLAQQGLLRREEDDHDRRVRRITLTPDGQEIVRQAIESRVAWMRQLVADLEPDEQQAIIDSLDHLTSAARTLEEDQVGLPS
- a CDS encoding ABC transporter ATP-binding protein/permease, coding for MGFLRRSTSPSVPADGPPAARGSLRPLVRAIRYLSRYRRETALAYGALLLATGAQLMVPKLISGLIDSLTSGLAAMKLQALPPQAQAAAAAGMGLSPEALGALQADPTRGLLLTGGLILVFALIRGLFSFSQVYMGERASHGVSFDMRNDLFAKIQRLSFSYHDRNHTGQLMIRATDDVEKVRLFVGQGLLMAVQSLLLLTGTLLILSATNARLMLVILPILPIAVLLFMVIGAVARPMFEAVQTQLSALNAVLQENMAGIKVVKAFHRESQQIGRFDRAADHYLAEVLRVMRLMTMVMPTLFLIANLGQALILYFGGRQIIGGTLTLGEWQEFSLYLVFVFLPIGQLGFIVTQMSQASASAGRVFEIMDAANEVADSPQARPLPPVQGRVTFEEVTFRYAGGGRPVLNRVSFQAEPGQRIALLGMTGSGKSSIINLIPRFYDPTHGRVLIDGYDVRQITLDSLRSQIGIVLQETTLFSGTIRENIAFGRPDSSLDQVIDAAKAAAAHGFISQLPDGYQTHVGERGATLSGGERQRVAIARALLLNPRILILDDATSSVDLQTELEIQRALDRLMHSRTSFVIAQRMSTVVQADHILVLDQGQVVAQGRHAELMETSELYADIYSSQLAEDAAPEFETAVSAAGGEGI